A genome region from Nycticebus coucang isolate mNycCou1 chromosome 4, mNycCou1.pri, whole genome shotgun sequence includes the following:
- the RTN4R gene encoding reticulon-4 receptor, which yields MKRASAGGSRLLAWVLWLQAWHVAAPCPGACVCYNEPKVTTSCPQQGLQTVPAGIPASSQRIFLHGNGISHVPAASFRACRNLTILWLHSNALVQIDAAAFAGLALLEQLDLSDNSQLRVVDPTTFHGLGRLHTLHLDRCGLQELGPGLFHGLAALQYLYLQDNGLQALPDDSFRDLGNLTHLFLHGNRIPSVPERAFRGLHSLDRLLLHQNRVAHVHPHAFRDLGRLMTLYLFANNLSTLPAEALAPLRSLQYLRLNDNPWVCDCRARPLWAWLQKFRGSSSELPCSLPPRLAGRDLKRLAVGDLEGCAVAARPSRPIRTGGLTDEELLGLPKCCQPNAADKNLVLEPGRPASAGNALKGRVPPGDSPPGNGSGPRHINDSPFGTLPSSAEPPLTALQPEGSEPPGFPTSGPRRRPGCSRKNRTRSHCRLGQAGSGGTRAGDSESSGALPTLAYSLVPLGLALVLWTVLGPC from the coding sequence GGAGCCGGCTGCTGGCATGGGTGCTGTGGCTGCAGGCCTGGCACGTGGCAGCCCCGTGCCCAGGTGCCTGTGTGTGCTACAATGAGCCCAAGGTGACAACAAGTTGCCCCCAGCAGGGCCTGCAAACTGTGCCCGCAGGCATCCCAGCCTCCAGCCAGCGCATCTTCCTGCACGGCAACGGCATCTCACATGTGCCAGCTGCCAGCTTCCGTGCCTGCCGCAACCTCACCATCCTGTGGCTGCACTCGAATGCACTGGTCCAGATTGATGCCGCGGCCTTCGCCGGCTTGGCCCTCCTGGAGCAGCTGGACCTCAGCGACAACTCTCAGCTCCGAGTCGTGGACCCTACCACATTCCACGGCCTGGGCCGCCTGCACACACTGCACCTGGACCGCTGCGGCCTGCAGGAGCTGGGCCCCGGCCTGTTCCACGGCCTGGCTGCCCTGCAGTACCTCTACCTGCAAGACAATGGGCTGCAAGCGCTGCCTGATGACTCCTTCCGTGACCTGGGCAACCTGACACACCTCTTCCTGCACGGCAACCGCATCCCCAGTGTGCCCGAGCGCGCCTTCCGGGGCCTGCACAGCCTCGACCGCCTCCTGCTACACCAGAACCGTGTGGCCCACGTGCATCCACACGCCTTCCGCGACCTTGGCCGCCTCATGACACTGTACCTGTTTGCCAACAACCTGTCCACACTGCCTGCGGAGGCCCTGGCACCCCTGCGCTCTCTACAGTACCTGCGGCTCAACGACAATCCCTGGGTGTGTGACTGCCGAGCGCGCCCACTCTGGGCCTGGCTGCAGAAGTTCCGGGGCTCCTCGTCTGAGCTGCCCTGCAGCCTGCCCCCACGTCTGGCTGGCCGTGACCTCAAGCGCCTGGCAGTGGGAGACCTGGAGGGCTGTGCTGTGGCCGCCCGGCCTTCCCGTCCCATCCGGACAGGAGGACTCACAGATGAGGAGCTGCTGGGACTGCCCAAGTGCTGCCAGCCGAACGCTGCAGACAAGAACTTGGTACTAGAGCCTGGGAGGCCAGCCTCTGCTGGCAATGCACTGAAGGGGCGTGTGCCACCTGGAGACAGCCCACCCGGCAATGGCTCAGGCCCTCGGCACATCAACGACTCCCCTTTTGGGACTCTTCCCAGCTCAGCTGAGCCCCCACTGACTGCTCTACAGCCTGAGGGCTCAGAGCCACCAGGCTTCCCCACCTCCGGCCCTCGGCGGAGGCCGGGTTGTTCCCGAAAGAACCGTACCCGAAGCCACTGCCGTCTGGGCCAGGCAGGCAGTGGGGGCACCAGGGCAGGCGACTCAGAGAGCTCAGGTgctctgcccaccttggcctacaGCCTTGTGCCCCTGGGCCTTGCGCTGGTGCTGTGGACAGTGCTTGGGCCCTGCTGA